The following coding sequences are from one Salvia hispanica cultivar TCC Black 2014 chromosome 3, UniMelb_Shisp_WGS_1.0, whole genome shotgun sequence window:
- the LOC125216552 gene encoding uncharacterized protein LOC125216552, giving the protein MMEELESIAFSGNVQRSSIAHNLGVFNADMSQYMERSSLQSSFIDDEFSTGYLQDVLFQFTSKRRRTIDTSIKNCWTSNLMTEFDTISELKSPEDGAVSETYDSSSQKESPEKGNLYCIDPNIFASGGSGEKRKKRVVAKVVYPFALVKPGGFEGDATLNDINERILMPPTRPVRHPVGDFACRPLVSPDGLGLSGKVVVAFTRIHTQGRGTITIVRTRG; this is encoded by the exons ATGATGGAGGAACTTGAGTCCATAGCTTTCAGTGGTAATGTGCAGAGGTCATCCATAGCTCACAATCTTGGAGTTTTCAACGCAGACATGTCTCAAT ACATGGAGAGATCAAGCCTACAATCCTCATTTATCGACGATGAATTCTCCACCGGATATCTCCAAGATGTCCTCTTTCAATTCACCTCCAAACGAAGAAGGACCATCGACACCTCCATCAAG AACTGCTGGACGTCAAATTTGATGACCGAATTCGACACCATTTCCG AATTGAAAAGCCCTGAAGATGGTGCTGTTTCGGAAACCTACGATTCTTCTTCTCAGAAAGAATCACCTGAGAAAGGAAACCTATATTGCATAGACCCCAATATTTTTGCTTCTG GTGGTAGTGgcgaaaaaaggaaaaagagggTGGTGGCAAAAGTGGTATACCCATTTGCTCTAGTGAAGCCGGGGGGATTCGAAGGGGATGCCACGCTAAATGATATCAACGAGAGAATCCTAATGCCCCCGACGCGGCCGGTCCGACACCCTGTGGGTGACTTTGCTTGTCGGCCACTAGTCTCGCCTGACGGACTAGGTCTGTCCGGCAAGGTTGTGGTGGCCTTCACAAGAATTCATACACAAGGGAGAGGCACAATTACTATAGTTCGGACAAGAGGTTGA
- the LOC125210949 gene encoding NADH dehydrogenase [ubiquinone] 1 beta subcomplex subunit 7-like, with amino-acid sequence MEAPGSSKKMIATQEEMVEAKVPLAYRDQCAHLLIPLNKCRQAELYLPWKCGSERHIYEKCEYELVMERMLQMQKIREREAQSKSQPIPLIPKTANA; translated from the coding sequence ATGGAGGCTCCGGGCTCATCGAAGAAGATGATAGCGACGCAGGAGGAGATGGTTGAGGCCAAAGTGCCGCTGGCGTACAGAGACCAATGCGCCCATCTGCTCATCCCCCTCAACAAATGCCGTCAGGCGGAGCTCTACCTTCCCTGGAAGTGCGGCTCCGAGCGCCACATCTACGAGAAGTGCGAGTACGAGCTCGTCATGGAACGGATGCTCCAGATGCAGAAGATCCGCGAGCGCGAAGCCCAGTCGAAGTCGCAGCCCATTCCCCTAATCCCCAAAACCGCCAATGCTTGA
- the LOC125210741 gene encoding NADH dehydrogenase [ubiquinone] 1 beta subcomplex subunit 7-like, with product MEAPGSSKKMIATQEEMVEAKVPLAYRDQCAHLLIPLNKCRQAELYLPWKCGSERHTYEKCEYGLVMERMLQMQKIREREAQSKSQPIPLLPKTANA from the coding sequence ATGGAGGCTCCGGGCTCATCGAAGAAGATGATAGCGACGCAGGAGGAGATGGTTGAGGCCAAAGTGCCGCTGGCGTACAGAGACCAATGCGCCCATCTGCTCATCCCCCTCAACAAATGCCGTCAGGCGGAGCTCTACCTTCCCTGGAAGTGCGGCTCCGAGCGCCACACCTACGAGAAGTGCGAGTACGGGCTCGTCATGGAACGGATGCTCCAGATGCAGAAGATCCGCGAGCGCGAGGCCCAATCGAAGTCGCAGCCCATTCCCCTCCTCCCCAAAACCGCTAATGCTTGA